The following proteins come from a genomic window of Candidatus Woesearchaeota archaeon:
- a CDS encoding phosphoglycerate kinase produces the protein MLSIEELDYEGKRTIIRVDFNVPMEGTKITEDSRIVASLPTIKRVRARGGMVILMSHLGRPEGRVVKEFSLNPVAKRLGELLNFPVKMAPDCIGEDVKKMVYGMKKGDVALLENLRFHAEEEANNALFAEKLANLADIYINDAFGTAHRAHASTESIAEIMKKQGKKVAAGYLMLKEIEMLKPLLKPKGYSVAIIGGAKVKDKIGVVKSLARMYDAVLIGGGMANTFFKAKGYGIGSSKFEKDFVEEVKQLLDSEYGKKIFTPVDTLTGIVPVKIKEGKEEKDYKKAAYSGKVDFITSSIKEGEDALDIGEKTVALYRSEIAKAKTIFWNGPMGVFEVEAFIKGTMEIAEAVAANKGYTVVGGGDSVAALAKSGLAKKIKWVSTGGGASLEFLENKGHLPGIDVLN, from the coding sequence ATGCTTTCAATAGAAGAACTGGATTACGAAGGAAAAAGAACAATAATAAGAGTTGATTTCAATGTTCCAATGGAAGGAACCAAGATAACAGAGGATTCTAGGATAGTTGCTTCATTGCCTACAATAAAACGTGTAAGAGCCAGGGGCGGCATGGTTATTTTAATGAGCCATCTCGGAAGGCCTGAAGGAAGGGTCGTGAAAGAATTTAGTTTAAATCCGGTTGCCAAAAGATTAGGGGAGTTGCTTAATTTCCCCGTAAAAATGGCTCCGGACTGCATTGGCGAAGATGTTAAAAAGATGGTGTATGGCATGAAAAAAGGCGATGTTGCATTATTGGAAAATTTAAGATTCCATGCAGAAGAAGAGGCGAATAATGCGTTATTTGCAGAGAAGCTGGCGAATCTGGCTGACATTTATATTAATGATGCCTTCGGGACTGCTCATAGGGCGCATGCATCAACAGAGAGCATCGCAGAGATTATGAAGAAACAGGGCAAAAAAGTTGCAGCAGGGTATCTGATGCTGAAAGAGATTGAAATGCTAAAGCCTTTGTTAAAGCCGAAAGGCTACTCTGTCGCGATAATTGGCGGCGCTAAGGTAAAAGACAAAATAGGGGTTGTAAAATCTTTAGCCAGAATGTACGACGCTGTCCTGATTGGCGGCGGAATGGCAAACACATTTTTTAAAGCAAAAGGATATGGCATAGGCAGCTCAAAGTTTGAGAAAGATTTTGTTGAAGAAGTAAAGCAATTATTGGATTCAGAATATGGGAAAAAAATTTTCACCCCGGTCGATACATTGACCGGAATAGTTCCGGTTAAGATCAAAGAAGGCAAAGAAGAAAAAGATTATAAAAAAGCAGCGTATTCCGGAAAAGTTGATTTTATCACGAGCTCAATTAAAGAAGGCGAAGATGCACTTGATATCGGAGAAAAAACAGTTGCATTGTACAGATCAGAGATTGCAAAAGCCAAGACGATATTCTGGAACGGCCCGATGGGTGTTTTTGAAGTTGAAGCATTTATAAAAGGCACAATGGAGATCGCAGAAGCTGTTGCGGCAAATAAAGGATATACTGTTGTCGGCGGCGGCGATTCAGTGGCAGCATTGGCAAAATCCGGCTTGGCAAAAAAAATAAAATGGGTCTCAACAGGCGGCGGAGCATCATTGGAATTTTTGGAGAATAAAGGCCATCTGCCCGGGATTGATGTGCTGAATTAG
- a CDS encoding HAD family phosphatase: MIEAIIFDWGGVLIEEPEDMRNSYCARYFKVPKSEFARVYDKFKHDFGRGIISEETFWKNICLELKVDPPNRSLWLDACRHVYSEKKDVISIASSLHKNGYKIGLLSNTELPSMKYFCEQKYDMFDICVFSCMEGVIKPERKIYELALERLGVAAKSAVFIDDKENCTDGAKIIGMNAILFKTPEQLKKELALLGVK, encoded by the coding sequence ATGATCGAAGCAATCATATTTGACTGGGGCGGTGTATTGATTGAAGAACCGGAAGATATGCGCAATTCTTACTGCGCAAGATACTTTAAAGTGCCTAAAAGTGAATTTGCAAGAGTTTACGACAAATTCAAGCATGATTTCGGGCGAGGAATAATTTCAGAAGAGACATTCTGGAAAAATATTTGTTTGGAGCTTAAAGTAGATCCTCCTAACCGGTCATTGTGGCTTGATGCATGTAGGCATGTTTATTCTGAAAAAAAAGATGTCATTTCTATAGCTTCTTCCTTGCATAAAAATGGATACAAAATAGGTCTTTTAAGCAACACTGAACTGCCCAGCATGAAGTATTTCTGCGAGCAAAAATACGATATGTTTGATATTTGCGTGTTTTCCTGTATGGAGGGCGTGATAAAGCCTGAAAGAAAAATTTATGAATTGGCTTTGGAAAGGCTTGGAGTGGCAGCAAAATCTGCTGTGTTCATAGATGATAAGGAGAACTGCACTGACGGCGCAAAAATAATAGGAATGAATGCAATATTATTTAAAACCCCGGAGCAACTCAAAAAAGAACTGGCTCTTTTAGGAGTAAAATAG